The nucleotide sequence GGATCCCTGCCCAGAATGAGCCGCAACCAGCCTCCAACAGCGGCCTGGGGACGCCGGTAACCATGACGGAGATGTAACAATGGCTAAGGCGGAAATTTGCTAGGATATCGGTGTAAGCGCGTCGGCAGCATGAAATTGCACCTCGAACGATCATCCAGGGATTGATGAGCGACGGTCCCCTCTCTTCGGAAAAGCCGGCCCTACCCTCGCCCCGCTCCGCGAAACGACGGCTGACATTCGTCACGCTGGCCGGCGTGCTGGCGATCGTCGGCGCGCTGGCCGCCGGCTACTACTTTGCGATGCGGCCGGTGACACTGCGGATCGCCGTCGGCCCCGCCAACAGCGACGACCTCAAGGTTGTCCAGAACCTGACGCAGGCCTTCAACAACCAGCGAAACAGTCTGGTCCGGCTGCGTCCGGTGCAGACCGATGGCGCGGTTGCGAGCGCCAATCTGCTCGGCGAAGGCAAGGCCGATCTCGCCATCATCCGGGGCGACCTCGATGTGCCGAAGAATGCGCAGGCCGTGGCGACGCTACGCAAGAATGTTGCGGTACTGTGGGTGCCGACGGCGGCCAAGACCAAGGGAAAGAAGGCCTCCCCCGCGATCACGAAAATCGGCCAGCTCACTGGGCGCCGCATCGGCGTCGTCGGACGTACCCAGGCCAATGTCAATTTACTCCGGGTGATCCTGCGGCAATACGGCGTCGATCCGGCAAAGGTCGAGATCGTCCAGTTCCCCGCCAACGAGGCGGCCGAGGCCATTCGTAACCAGAAGGCCGACGCCTATCTCGCCGCCGGCCCGGTCAACAGCAAAATCACGGCGGATGCGATCGCGGCATCTGCGCGCGACGGCGGCACGCCGAAATTCCTCGCGATCGACTCGGCCGAGGCGATTGCGCAGAACCATCCCGCCTATGAGGCCTCCGAGATCCCGGCGGGCACGTTTGGCAGCGCGCCGAGCCGGCCCGAGGAAGAGATCAAGACGATCAGCTTCTCGCATCACATCGTGGCGCGCAGGGGCATTGCGGAATCGACCGTCGCCATCTTTACGCGGCAGTTGTTTGCAATCCGCCAGACGCTGAAGAACGAATTTCCGCTGGCCGCCAAGATCGAGACGCCCGATACCGACAAGGACGCCACGATCCCCGTTCATCCCGGCGCCGCCGCCTTTGTCGACGGCGAAGAAAAGACCTTCCTCGACCGCTACAGCGATTACATCTGGTGGGGATTGATGGCGTTATCGGCGATGGGCTCCGCCGGCGCCTGGTCCGCCGGCTACCTCAAGAAGGACGAGCGCAATGTCAACACGTCGCAGCGCGACCGGCTGCTCGACATGCTGACCGCCGCCCGTCAATGCGACTCGATGGAAGAGCTCGACCAGATGCAGTCGGAAGCGGACGCCATTCTGCGCGACACGTTGTTATGCTACGAGCACGGGACGATCGAGGAAGGCACGTTGACCGCCTTCAACATCGCGATCGAGCAGTTCCACAACGCGGTGGCCGACCGCAAGGCGCTGTTGATGAGCATGCCGCAAAACCTGCAACGGGCGAGCGCGCAGTTTCGTGCAGCCAGCAACGCCTGAACGGCACATCCGGTAATCGAACCGTCATCAATTCTTTCTAGCTCTGTCGGTGCTATCATTTGCACCCGCGCCAGATCCGGAAAGAGCTCGCATATGACGTTCAGGATTGTTCGCAGCAGTCTCCGCGCAATTTCCCGCCGACGTTTCCTTTCCACCGCGGGTACTGGCGCCATCGGCATCATGGCAATGCCTTATCTCAGCCGTGCCGCCGACCGGCCGATCGTGACATCGGGCGTGCAATCCGGCGATGTCGGCGTTGACGGCGGCGTGGTGTGGGCGCGCGCCGACCGTCCGTCGCAAATGCTGGTCGAGGTTGCCACGTCGGACTCATTTGCCAACGCGAGGGTGCTGCCGCCGATTGCGGCGCTGCCCGAAAGCGACTTCACCGCGAAAATGCTGCTGGAGAACCTGCCTGCCGGGCAGGAGATCTTCTACCGTATCCGGTTTCGCGACCTCGCGCATACCGGCATCGAGAGCGAGCCGGTGGTCGGGCGGTTTCGCACCGCCCCCAGCGATCGGCGCGACGTCAGTTTCGTCTGGGGCGGCGACGTGGTGGGACAGGGCTGGGGCATCAACCCTGACGATGGCGGCATGTTCACCTTCGCCACCATGCGCAAACATCGCCCGGATTTCCTGCTGCACTCCGGCGACACCATCTATGCCGACGGCCCGCTCAAGGACGAGGTGACGCTTCCCGGCGGCAAGATCTGGAAAAACGTGACGATCCCGGAAAAGTCGAAGGTCGCCGAAACGCTCGACGAATTCCGCGCCGCGCACAGGTACAATTTCATGGACGAGCATTTGCGCGCGTTCAACGCCGAGGTGCCGGTCTTCGTGCAGTGGGACGACCACGAGGTCGTCAACAACTGGTCGCTGTCGAAGGAATTGCCCGCGTCCTACAAGGAACGCAACATCACCCTCCTCGCGGCCCGTTCGGCGCGCGCGTTCCACGAAATGTATCCGATGCGCGAGAGCATCACGGAGCCGGGACGCGTCTATCGTACGCTGAATTACGGGCCGCATCTCGACGTGTTCATGCTGGACGAGCGCAGCTATCGCGGCGCCAATGGTCCGAACCAGGAGACGGCCTACGGGCCGGAAAGCTTCTTTCTCGGACCTGCGCAACTTGCCTGGCTGAAACGGGGGCTGCTGAATTCGCGCGCCACCTGGAAGGTGATCGCGTCCGACATGCCGCTCGGCATCATCGTCTATGACGATGCCCGCAACAAGAAGGGCTCGGAGGCCGTTGCGCAGGGCGACGGGCCGCCGCGCGGCCGCGAGCTGGAGATCGCCGACCTGCTGCGCTTCATCAAGACATCGGGCGTCGTCAACACGGTGTGGCTGACGGCGGATGTGCACTACGCGGCGGCGCACTACTACAACCCCGACAAGGCGCAGTTTCAGGAGTTCGACCCGTTCTGGGAGTTCGTTTCCGGTCCGCTGCACGCCGGCACGTTCGGTCCGAACGACCTCGACAATACGTTCGGTCCGGAAGTGAAGTTCATCAAAGCGCCTGGACCTGGCAATCAAAACCTGCCGCCATCGGCCGGGATGCAGTTCTTCGGCCATGTCAGGATCGACGGCGCCAGCGGGCAGATGACGGTAACCTTGCGCGACCGCGCCGACGTTGCGCTGTGGTCGACAACGCTTGATCCCAAACCGGTGTAGCTACCGCGGCGGAGCGATCCGGCGCCCTCAACCGGTCAAGGCCCGATGCCGCCGTCCTTCAGCAGCGCCTGCAGCGCATCGGTCGAATAGGGCTTGGGCAACCGCGGCTTACACGCGAATGCCGCCGGCAGCCTGGCGTCGGCGTCATAGCCGGTGACGAAAGCAAAGGGAATTTTCAGCGCTTCGAGCCGTTCGGCGACGGCAAAACTCTTCTCGCGGATGAGGCTGACATCGAGCAGCGCGAATTCCGGCGGCCGGTCGCCGATCAACTCGAGTGCCTTGGCCACGTTCGGGGCGACCCGCACCGCCTTCACGCCAAAACCCAGAATCGTGTCTTCGAAGTCGAGCGCGATGATGGGATCGTCTTCGACGACCAGCACGTCGCTGGGCATGCCGTTATGGGAGGCGCGGTCCATGTTCTCGCCAGTTCAAGGGTTCAGCATTTGAAAAAAGGCCCGGGCCGAAGCCCCGGAAAGGCGCAAGGCCAGCCGACGCCCGTAAAGCGCATCCGCCGGTTCCGGAACTGAACCCACCATATGTCCGTTCCACCGTCTGTCCGCTACTGCACACATGGATGACATGTCGCGCTATTCGGATTGCATGCAGGCGCGATTTTCCTGTCCATGGCCCAGCGCACGGCGAAATGGATCATTTTGGCGATGGAACGCACCGATGGCGCGGACGTCTGCGGAACCGGTCCTGCCGCTGCAACGAGGCCATGAAGGGCCTTTTGACGGGGTTTGCGGGGGTCTATCCCGACCCCGAAAAAGGCGCTTAAAACGCGCCCCATACGCAAAATCAGCTAACCAAATGCCAAACAAACCATTGTTTTTTGGCGTTTTCTGAATATATTGCGCCGCAACGCGTAAGGTGTGCCCGGTCCTTTTGGCCGGGCTTCCTTTTTGGGGGAAAGCGCCCCCGGAGCATGATCCGGAAACGTGGGTACCGGTTTTCCGAAAAGATCATGCTCAAACAAAACGATGGAGCGGGATGACGATTCGAAGAAGCGTCATCACGCGCCAGTATTCCAGGGTTTAGAAGCGCGATCCGGAGAAGTCGGTCCCGGTTTTCCGGTGAGATCGCGCGTCCACCATGCACGACCAGAAGAAGAGCCATGAACCTTCGTAACGTCGCCATCATCGCCCACGTCGACCACGGCAAGACCACGCTGGTTGATCGCCTGCTGCAGCAATCCGGCACCTATCGCGAGAACCAGAAGGTGACCGAGCGCGCGATGGACTCCAACGATCTGGAGCGCGAGCGCGGCATCACCATTCTGGCCAAGGCCGCCTCGGTGCAATGGAAGGACACCCGCATCAACATCGTCGACACCCCTGGCCACGCCGATTTCGGCGGCGAGGTCGAGCGCATCCTGAACATGGTGGATGGCGCGCTGGTGCTGGTCGACGCGGCCGAAGGTCCGCTGCCGCAGACCAAATTCGTGGTCTCCAAGGCGCTCAAGGTCGGGCTGAAGCCGATCGTGGTCATCAACAAGGTCGACCGTCCCGACGCACGCCCGACCGAAGTCATCAACGAAGTGTTCGACCTGTTCGCGGCGCTCGACGCCAGCGAGGAGCAGCTCGATTTCCCGATTCTGTACGGGTCGGCGAAGCAGGGCTGGATGGCCGACAGCCCGGACGGCTCCCACGACGCCGGCATGCAGCCGCTGTTCGACCTGATCGTGCGCCATGTCGCGCCGCCGAGCGTCGAGGAAGGCCCGTTCCGGATGATCGGCACCATCCTCGAAGCCAACCCCTATCTCGGCCGCATCATCACCGGCCGCATCACCTCGGGCGCCATCAAGCCGAACCAGCAGGTCAAGGTTCTCGGCGCCGACGGCAAGACCATCGAGCAGGGCCGTATCACGAAAATTCTCGCCTTCCGCGGCATCGAGCGCACACCGCTGGATGAGGCCGAAGCCGGCGACATCGTTGCGATTGCGGGTCTCACCAAGGGCACCGTCGCCGACACCTTCTGCGATCCCTCGGTCGAAACGCCGCTGGTCGCGCAGCCGATCGATCCGCCGACCGTGTCGATGTCGTTTATCGTCAACAACTCGCCGCTCGCCGGCACCGAAGGCGACAAGGTGACCTCGCGCATGATCCGCGACCGCCTGCTGCGCGAGGCCGAAGGCAACGTCGCGCTGCGCGTGGTGGAAGCCTCCGACAAGGATTCCATGGAGGTATCGGGCCGCGGCGAATTGCAGCTCGCGATCCTGATCGAGACAATGCGCCGCGAGGGGTTTGAACTTTCCGTGTCGCGTCCGCGCGTTGTGCTGCAGAAGGACGAAGCCACCGGTCAGTGGCAGGAGCCGATCGAAGAAGTCGTGATCGACGTAGACGAGGAGCATTCCGGCGTCGTCGTGCAGAAGATGAGCGAGCGCAAGGCCGAGATGATGGAGATGCGCCCGTCCGGCGGTAACCGCCTGCGGCTGGTGTTCTACGCACCGACCCGCGGCCTGATCGGCTACCAGGGCGAATTGCTCACCGACACCCGCGGCACCGCGATCATGAACCGCCTGTTCCACGGTTACGCGCCCTACAAGGGCGACATCCAGGGCCGCCGCAACGGCGTGCTGATCTCCAACGATCAGGGCGAAGCGGTGGCCTATGCCATGTTCAAGCTGGAAGACCGCGGCCCGATGATGATCGAGCCCGGCTGGAAGGTCTACAAGGGCATGATCGTCGGCGAGCACACCCGCGACAACGACCTCGAGATCAACGTGCTCAAGGGCAAGCAGCTCACCAACATCCGCACCACCTCCAAGGACGAAGCGGTGCGCCTGACGCCGCCGATCCGGATGACGCTGGAAAAGGCGCTGGCCTATATTGAGGACGACGAACTGGTCGAAGTGACCCCGAAGTCGATCCGCCTGCGCAAGAAGTTTCTGGACGCCAACGACCGCAAGCGCGCGGAAAAGGCCAAGGAAGCGGTGGCGTAAGGCCTTCGCGTCCCGCCGATGCTGTCATGCCCCGCGAAGGCGGGGCATCCAGTACGCCGCGAACTCTCGATTCAATCACGAATGTCTCTGGAATACTGGATCACCCGCTTTCGCGGGTGATGACGGCTATGCGCGGGGTGGCTTCAGGCGCGGCGGCGAACATGCTAGATGCAGGGCATGTCCTCCCTCCCCTCCTCAGTCGATGTCGCCATTATCGGCGCCGGCGCCGCGGGCCTCGGCGCGGCGAACGCGCTGAAGAATTCCGGTCTTTCCGCCCTCGTGCTGGAAGCGCGCGACCGCGTCGGCGGCCGGGCGCACACCATCATGGCCTCGCCTGACGTCACGTTCGACGTCGGCTGCGGCTGGCTGCATTCGGCGGACCAAAACTCCTTCGTCAAAATCGCCGAGCAATTGAATTTCGAAATCAACAAGTCGCTGCCGCCCTGGCGCGAGCGCGCTTATGGCAAGGCGTTTCCGCAAGACGACCGCGACGACTTTATCCGCGCGCTCGATGCGTTCTACGATCGCGCCGAGAAGGCTGCGATCGAGGCCGAGCAGAGCGGCCGCGATGTTCCCGCCAGCCTGTTTCTCGAACCCGGCAATCGCTGGAACCCGATGATCGATGCCATCTCGACCTATATCAATGGCTGTGAGCTCGATCAGGTCTCCATCCTCGACATGGACGCCTATGAGGATACCGACCTCAACTGGCGCATCCGACGCGGCTACGGTGCATTAATTGCCGCCTATGGCGCGACCTGCCCGCTCGCGCTCAATTGCAAGGTGACGCTGATCGATCATTCGGCAAAGCGCGTCCGCATCGAGACCTCGCAGGGCACGCTGACGGCCGACAGGGTCATCGTCACCGCGCCAACCAATTTGATCGCCGACGAGACGATCCGCTTTCATCCACCCTTGCCGGCAAAAGTCGACGCCGCCCGCGGCTTGCCGCTCGGCCTCGCCGACAAGGTGACGCTGGCGCTCGACGAACCGGAGGCGCTGCCGAAGGAAGGCAATCTGCGCGCCGCCACCATGCGCACCGCAATGGGTACCTATCATCTGCGCCCGTTCGGTCAGCCGTGCATCGAAGGTTTCTTCGGCGGACGCTATGCGCGATCGCTGGAAGATGCGGGCGACGGCGCGCTGGCAGCAGCAAGCATCGACGAGATCGTCTCAATCCTCGGCAACGATTTTCGCCGCAAGCTGAAGCCGCTTGCGGAATCGCGCTGGGCCCACGACCCCTTCGCGCGCGGTTCGTACTCGTACGCGCTACCGGGTCACGCGGGGGACCGCGAAGTGCTCGCCGCGCCGGTCGATGGACGACTGTTCTTTGCGGGAGAAGCGACCTCACCGGAATTTTTCTCGACCGCGCATGGCGCAAGGGACAGCGGAGAGCGGGCGGCGGGAGAGGTGACGGCTGCGACCAACTCAAGATAGCCGACGGGCCTATCGCGCGCCCTCGAATACCACGTCCCGATGAAATTTCAGGTATTGAGCATTCGGATAAAGCGATCCATCGCTTGGCAGATGACGAATTGGATAGTGGGCCCCTACTCCATCACCCGCGCTCGCACGTCGGCATCCGGCACAAAGCACTCGTCATACTTCCCGAAAATCCGATAGCGATTGCGCGCGACGAGGCTGTAGACAGCGTCGCGCAGCGGCTTCGGCACGGCAAACAATCCACGCACCCATCCCCATCCCGGCAGCGCACTCAACACCGTCAGCGCGGCGTCCGACTTGAACCACGCCACCCCGCCATGGACCACAGCGTTGGTATCGGGATCATCGGGATCGATACCGAACGCCTGCGCCAGCCGGGCGCCGTAAGGCGACTGGATCGCCGTGAAGCGGAATTTCCGCTCGACGTCGCGCCTGGCGACGAAGCGGACCCAGCGCGAGCAGAAGACGCAGACGCCGTCATAGAGGATCACGTCATCGTCGGGCCAATTGGTCACGGGTTTGGGGTCATTCGGTTGGGATCATCGGTTGTCCAGGGTCAGCAACGCCACGAGCATCAGCACGATGGCGGGGCAGGTCTTCACCAGGGCGCCGAGCGGCTCGATCCAGAGGTCCGGCGTCAGGATCGCGGCGCCGAGCATATAGCCCAGCGATACAACGATACCAGCGATCAGGCCGAATGCCGCGGTGCGGCGGAACGCGATCAGCGCGCCGATGCTCATGTCCATCAGGCTGGTGCCGACGGTGATGGGACCGACGAGCGCCGGCGGGAAGCCGTGGCTGCGCAGGATTCCTGCGGCTGCGTTGTAGGAAATCACCAGCGCAATGAAGCCCGAGACGACCCAGAACAGCACGAGGCTTGCGATCATCAGGGCCTTGATCGGAAACAGCCGGGCGAACCATTTGTCCTGAATGGTCGCCGGGCGTTTTCCGGCGGTCTGTTCGATGCGCTTCGGCACGATGCCGGTGGCGGCCATCCAGCCGGCGGGGTCGCCGCTGACACCGCGGCGCAGCTCCGCGATCGCGGTGGTTCGCATCGGCGGCATCCAGCCGAGCAGGCTCGTGAGGTCGCCGAGCCTGGCGCCGAGATCGAGCAGGAACCTCGGCATGACGATACGCCACCATCTGCCGGTGCCGAATACCTCGCGGAACTGATCGATCACGTCACCGAGCGTGACCGGCTGCTCCTGCATCAGGTCCCACGTCACGGCGTTCGCCTCACCGGGATCGCGCGCCGCAAGCCAGGCGATGGTCGCGGCAATGTCCTCCATGGCGACCGGCTGGAATGGCGCGGCTCGCTCGGCGGCCGGGAGATCGAGCGGAAACGCCGCCAGCGAGCGCACCATGGCGCTGCCGCCATAGGCCGCAAGCGCCACCACGAAGCCCGGCCGCAGGATCGCAAACGCGACGCCGGATTCCGCGATCAGCCGCTCGGCCTCGCGTTTGGTGGTGCTGAAGGCGGTTCGGTCGGTTTCGGTCGTGCCGGGAATCGAGATATGCACCAGCCGGATCGCACGGTCGCTGTCGCGGATCGCCTGCAACAACCGCGCAACGAAATCGCGATGCACAGCGGCGGTGTCGCTGCCGGGGCCGTCCTGCAGCACGCCGAGGCAATTGACGGCGACATCGATGCGGTGATCGCGCAGCAGCCGCGCCAGTTGGGCTGCTTCCATCGACATCACCGGCAATTCGAGATCGAGCGGGCCGCTCTTCTGTGAGCCCGACAATCTTCGGGCAACGCCCACCACGGAAAATCCCCGGGCGCGCAGATCGTCGGTAACAAAGCGGCCGATCAGACCGGAGGCGCCAAGCACGAGGACTTTTCGGTTACCGGCGTTCATGCTTGCCTAAAGCGGTTTGGCGATCATCAGCCAGAGAATAGCCATGACAGAGCCGAAACCGGGAATCCCGAATAAAAACCAGCGGTGGAAAAGTGCGAAATAGCGCGGTGGCAACTCCTGGTTTTGCTCGGCCGCCTTGCGTGCGAGATCGCGCATTTCGATCTGGATAAAGACGACCGGTACCCAGAACAGCCCTGCGACCGCATAGAGCCCGAGCGAAGCCATCAGCCAGGGTTCGCTCACCGCGGTCGACGACAGCCACATCAGCACGCCGCCGCTCGCCGGCTGCAGCAGCACCGCCGTCAGCGTGAACAGCATGTCGGCGATGACGACGGTTTTGGCCGTGCGCGCGATGAAGGCCACGTCCTGGCTGCGATGGGCCATCAGCATGAAGAACGCAATACCGGAGCCGGTGCCGAGAATGACGATCGCGCCGAGCACATGCAGGTATTTGGCGAGGAAATACAGCGTCATCGCCTGGCCGCCGGGGTCCGCGATCGCGCCTTCAAGGCGCGATCCAGTTCAGGTTCGGCAAGGTTTACACCACCTCCCGTTTCCACCAGCCAGTGGCCT is from Bradyrhizobium sp. AZCC 2176 and encodes:
- a CDS encoding TAXI family TRAP transporter solute-binding subunit; the protein is MSDGPLSSEKPALPSPRSAKRRLTFVTLAGVLAIVGALAAGYYFAMRPVTLRIAVGPANSDDLKVVQNLTQAFNNQRNSLVRLRPVQTDGAVASANLLGEGKADLAIIRGDLDVPKNAQAVATLRKNVAVLWVPTAAKTKGKKASPAITKIGQLTGRRIGVVGRTQANVNLLRVILRQYGVDPAKVEIVQFPANEAAEAIRNQKADAYLAAGPVNSKITADAIAASARDGGTPKFLAIDSAEAIAQNHPAYEASEIPAGTFGSAPSRPEEEIKTISFSHHIVARRGIAESTVAIFTRQLFAIRQTLKNEFPLAAKIETPDTDKDATIPVHPGAAAFVDGEEKTFLDRYSDYIWWGLMALSAMGSAGAWSAGYLKKDERNVNTSQRDRLLDMLTAARQCDSMEELDQMQSEADAILRDTLLCYEHGTIEEGTLTAFNIAIEQFHNAVADRKALLMSMPQNLQRASAQFRAASNA
- a CDS encoding alkaline phosphatase D family protein: MTFRIVRSSLRAISRRRFLSTAGTGAIGIMAMPYLSRAADRPIVTSGVQSGDVGVDGGVVWARADRPSQMLVEVATSDSFANARVLPPIAALPESDFTAKMLLENLPAGQEIFYRIRFRDLAHTGIESEPVVGRFRTAPSDRRDVSFVWGGDVVGQGWGINPDDGGMFTFATMRKHRPDFLLHSGDTIYADGPLKDEVTLPGGKIWKNVTIPEKSKVAETLDEFRAAHRYNFMDEHLRAFNAEVPVFVQWDDHEVVNNWSLSKELPASYKERNITLLAARSARAFHEMYPMRESITEPGRVYRTLNYGPHLDVFMLDERSYRGANGPNQETAYGPESFFLGPAQLAWLKRGLLNSRATWKVIASDMPLGIIVYDDARNKKGSEAVAQGDGPPRGRELEIADLLRFIKTSGVVNTVWLTADVHYAAAHYYNPDKAQFQEFDPFWEFVSGPLHAGTFGPNDLDNTFGPEVKFIKAPGPGNQNLPPSAGMQFFGHVRIDGASGQMTVTLRDRADVALWSTTLDPKPV
- a CDS encoding response regulator translates to MDRASHNGMPSDVLVVEDDPIIALDFEDTILGFGVKAVRVAPNVAKALELIGDRPPEFALLDVSLIREKSFAVAERLEALKIPFAFVTGYDADARLPAAFACKPRLPKPYSTDALQALLKDGGIGP
- the typA gene encoding translational GTPase TypA, with amino-acid sequence MNLRNVAIIAHVDHGKTTLVDRLLQQSGTYRENQKVTERAMDSNDLERERGITILAKAASVQWKDTRINIVDTPGHADFGGEVERILNMVDGALVLVDAAEGPLPQTKFVVSKALKVGLKPIVVINKVDRPDARPTEVINEVFDLFAALDASEEQLDFPILYGSAKQGWMADSPDGSHDAGMQPLFDLIVRHVAPPSVEEGPFRMIGTILEANPYLGRIITGRITSGAIKPNQQVKVLGADGKTIEQGRITKILAFRGIERTPLDEAEAGDIVAIAGLTKGTVADTFCDPSVETPLVAQPIDPPTVSMSFIVNNSPLAGTEGDKVTSRMIRDRLLREAEGNVALRVVEASDKDSMEVSGRGELQLAILIETMRREGFELSVSRPRVVLQKDEATGQWQEPIEEVVIDVDEEHSGVVVQKMSERKAEMMEMRPSGGNRLRLVFYAPTRGLIGYQGELLTDTRGTAIMNRLFHGYAPYKGDIQGRRNGVLISNDQGEAVAYAMFKLEDRGPMMIEPGWKVYKGMIVGEHTRDNDLEINVLKGKQLTNIRTTSKDEAVRLTPPIRMTLEKALAYIEDDELVEVTPKSIRLRKKFLDANDRKRAEKAKEAVA
- a CDS encoding flavin monoamine oxidase family protein codes for the protein MSSLPSSVDVAIIGAGAAGLGAANALKNSGLSALVLEARDRVGGRAHTIMASPDVTFDVGCGWLHSADQNSFVKIAEQLNFEINKSLPPWRERAYGKAFPQDDRDDFIRALDAFYDRAEKAAIEAEQSGRDVPASLFLEPGNRWNPMIDAISTYINGCELDQVSILDMDAYEDTDLNWRIRRGYGALIAAYGATCPLALNCKVTLIDHSAKRVRIETSQGTLTADRVIVTAPTNLIADETIRFHPPLPAKVDAARGLPLGLADKVTLALDEPEALPKEGNLRAATMRTAMGTYHLRPFGQPCIEGFFGGRYARSLEDAGDGALAAASIDEIVSILGNDFRRKLKPLAESRWAHDPFARGSYSYALPGHAGDREVLAAPVDGRLFFAGEATSPEFFSTAHGARDSGERAAGEVTAATNSR
- a CDS encoding thiol-disulfide oxidoreductase DCC family protein — encoded protein: MTNWPDDDVILYDGVCVFCSRWVRFVARRDVERKFRFTAIQSPYGARLAQAFGIDPDDPDTNAVVHGGVAWFKSDAALTVLSALPGWGWVRGLFAVPKPLRDAVYSLVARNRYRIFGKYDECFVPDADVRARVME
- a CDS encoding SDR family oxidoreductase, with protein sequence MNAGNRKVLVLGASGLIGRFVTDDLRARGFSVVGVARRLSGSQKSGPLDLELPVMSMEAAQLARLLRDHRIDVAVNCLGVLQDGPGSDTAAVHRDFVARLLQAIRDSDRAIRLVHISIPGTTETDRTAFSTTKREAERLIAESGVAFAILRPGFVVALAAYGGSAMVRSLAAFPLDLPAAERAAPFQPVAMEDIAATIAWLAARDPGEANAVTWDLMQEQPVTLGDVIDQFREVFGTGRWWRIVMPRFLLDLGARLGDLTSLLGWMPPMRTTAIAELRRGVSGDPAGWMAATGIVPKRIEQTAGKRPATIQDKWFARLFPIKALMIASLVLFWVVSGFIALVISYNAAAGILRSHGFPPALVGPITVGTSLMDMSIGALIAFRRTAAFGLIAGIVVSLGYMLGAAILTPDLWIEPLGALVKTCPAIVLMLVALLTLDNR
- a CDS encoding DUF2269 family protein, translating into MTLYFLAKYLHVLGAIVILGTGSGIAFFMLMAHRSQDVAFIARTAKTVVIADMLFTLTAVLLQPASGGVLMWLSSTAVSEPWLMASLGLYAVAGLFWVPVVFIQIEMRDLARKAAEQNQELPPRYFALFHRWFLFGIPGFGSVMAILWLMIAKPL